The window CCTGCTGGCCGGTATGCCGTCGGTCCAGGTAGCGGGCTCACCCCCGATTCACACCCACCCGTAATCTCCGATGGCAGGATTACCTCTGGCAGGCGCGACAAATGCAGGCGTTGTCGCTGGCCGTGCACATTCCCCTGGTCTGCTTCGGAATCGTCTTTCCCGCGGTCTCGGGTTCACGCTCGAGGGTTTCTCGTTCTTCCTCGAGGCGATCTTCATCGCGATCTACGTCCACGGCTGGGACCGCATCCCGCCACGGCGGCATTTCCTGGCCGGCATCCCGGTGGCGATCGCGGGTGTGGCGGGGTTTCGCCCTCGGCTACCACTGGGCCACCTGAAGGTCAGCGCCTGATGGGAAGGCTGACGGTGAGCGTGGTCCCCTCACCGGCGGGGCTGGCTATTCCGATCGTCCCGTCGAGGGCGTCGACGCGGTCGGTCAGCCCGATGAGCCCGGAGCCGCGGCTCGGGTCGGCGCCGCCTCGGCCGTTGTCGCGGATGGCGAGTTCGAGGATGTCGTCCTGGATCGCGACCGTCACCTGCGCCGTCGAGGCGTGCGCGTGTTTCACGATGTTGGTGAGCGCTTCGCTGACGACGTAGTACGCGGCCACCTCGACCGGTACGGGCAGCCGCCCCCGGGTGCGCAGCTCGAGGTCGACCGGGACGGGAGATCGTCGCGCGAGCGTCTTGAGGGCGGGCGTGAGGCCGCCCTTCGCCAGGGCCGCGGGGTGGATGCCACGGGAGATCTCCACCAGCTCGTCGAGCGCGTTCGCCAGGCCGTTCGCCGCGTCGGTGAGCTCGTCCTTGAGCCGGTCCGCTGGTGAGACGGCCGCCTCGATCGCTCGTATTTCCAGGATCGCCGTGACGAGCTGCTGCTGCACCCGTCGTGCAGATCCCGTTCGATCCGGCGGCGGGTGTCGTCCGCCGCGGTGACGATGCGGGCGCGGGAGGCGGCGAGCTCCGCCCGGCTCCGGCCGAGCTCGGCCGTCCGCTCGGCGACCTTCACCTCGAGCTGGTCCCTGGTGTCCCGGAGCGCCTCTTCGGCCCGTCGGCGTTCCTGGATGAGCCGGGCGTTCTCGAAGGCCGTCGCGGCGTGGTTCGCGGCCAGTGACAGCAGCAACTGCTCGAACGCGGTCGGGAAGCCGCGGCGTTCGCTGGCGGCGGCGACCAGCCCGCCCTCGCCGTCGACACCGATGCGGAGGACGACGCCCTTCGCCGAGTCGTCGCCGGCATCGACCACGATCGGCGCTGCCTGGAACCGGACGCTCGTGGCGGCGTGCCGGGCCAGCCAGTCCGGAAAGCCCGGCCACCCCGTTCCCCGCGTGACGTCGACCGCGCCGGCACCGTCAAGATCCCGCAGGCGCACGAACGCGAAGTCGACCTGCAACAGCTCGACCAGCGTGTCGGCCAGCCCCGCCGCGACGGCCGGCGGTTCCCGGCCGACCCACATGGCCGGAAGGGCCGAGAGCGCCACCAGATCCCTGAGCACCGCGTTCAGGGTCTCGGCCTCGGCGTCGACGGGCATTCAGCGCGCCGCCCGCGATCGCTGCTCCCGCAGCTCGGCGAGAAGCTGCTCGGGTTCCACGTAGAAGGGATTCTCCTGCAGCAATCCGCCGATGATCACCACGGGATGCGTCCGCAGGGCATACACGATCGTCCGTGCGCCGAACTTCGACAGGTCGTAGGCGCAGATCACCACGTCGTCGTACTTCGGGACGACGTAGTTGACCCGCGTCTCGAACTCGATCATGTCCTCGATGCCCGGCAGGTCCGCGAGCGCCCACTCCATCTGCGCGAGGAATCTCGTCGGGGCGTACCCCGAAGCGGGCCCGGACCGGAGCACGTCCTCGAATCCCTCGAACCAGACGTCCTGATCGAAATGGTCCGCGCTCAGCGGCCCGTCCTCCCAAGGGTGTACTTCGAGCTGCCCGGAGCCGATGGCGTCGGCCACGTCGACACCCGCGTCGGCAAGGCGGGCGAGGTGGTCCTCCCGCCGCTCGGGGTCGACGAGGTGAAAAGCCCGCTGCCCTTGGGAGAAGCCGTCGGTGATGAACGACCGGAGCACGCTGTAATGCTCGTCCATGCTGGTGAACAACGCACAGATGTGACGGTTCTGCCCCAAGGTTTCCGGCGGAATCCGCAGTGAGGTCTCGTTGCCTGTCATGGCCCCCGCCTTCGTCTGGAAATAGACGAATTGCAAAGAGGGAGTCTACGCCGGACCGCAACCGTGAGCCTCGTCCTGATGGGGTGATCCGCGTGGTCACCTGCTAGCGGTAGAGCTCGGTCACGGTGGCGATGTCGGCCTGGGCCGGGCCCGAGGCAGCCGCCTTCTCGTAGCGGCTTCGCACCACCGCGGCCGACGGGAGCT of the Amycolatopsis sp. NBC_01488 genome contains:
- a CDS encoding sensor histidine kinase → MQQQLVTAILEIRAIEAAVSPADRLKDELTDAANGLANALDELVEISRGIHPAALAKGGLTPALKTLARRSPVPVDLELRTRGRLPVPVEVAAYYVVSEALTNIVKHAHASTAQVTVAIQDDILELAIRDNGRGGADPSRGSGLIGLTDRVDALDGTIGIASPAGEGTTLTVSLPIRR
- a CDS encoding cytochrome ubiquinol oxidase subunit I yields the protein MAGLPLAGATNAGVVAGRAHSPGLLRNRLSRGLGFTLEGFSFFLEAIFIAIYVHGWDRIPPRRHFLAGIPVAIAGVAGFRPRLPLGHLKVSA
- a CDS encoding MEDS domain-containing protein encodes the protein MTGNETSLRIPPETLGQNRHICALFTSMDEHYSVLRSFITDGFSQGQRAFHLVDPERREDHLARLADAGVDVADAIGSGQLEVHPWEDGPLSADHFDQDVWFEGFEDVLRSGPASGYAPTRFLAQMEWALADLPGIEDMIEFETRVNYVVPKYDDVVICAYDLSKFGARTIVYALRTHPVVIIGGLLQENPFYVEPEQLLAELREQRSRAAR